A region of the Curvibacter sp. AEP1-3 genome:
GTGGCCGATGGCGCCCAAGAGGCCGAGACACTGGCCCTCTACAACGGCCAGCGCACCCTGCTGATGAACGTGCAAAAGTCCCAGGACGAAAACACCATCGTGGTGGTGGACGGCCTGGTCAAAGCACTGGCCGAGATGCAAAAGCAGTTGCCTCCGGGCGTGCGGCTGGAGCAGATCACCGATGGGTCGCGCCAGATCCGGGTGTCGGTCAACAACGTGCGCCAAACGCTGATTGAAGGCGCAGTGCTTACGGTGCTCATCGTGTTCCTGTTTTTGAACTCCTGGCGCTCCACCGTCATTACCGGACTCACGCTCCCGATTGCGCTGATAGGTACCTTCCTGTTCATGAATGCCTTCGGCTTCACCATCAACATGATCACGCTGATGGCCCTGTCGCTTTGCGTGGGCTTACTGATTGATGATGCGATCGTGGTCCGCGAAAACATCGTGCGCCACGTGCAGATGGGCAAAAATGCCTACAACGCCTCGCTGGACGGCACTCAGGAAATCGGCCTGGCCGTGCTGGCCACTACCCTCTCCATCGTGGCTGTGTTCCTGCCCATCGGCTTCATGGGCGGCATCATCGGCAAGTTCTTCCACGAGTTCGGCATCACCATCGTGGCGGCAGTGCTGATCTCGATGTTTGTGAGCTTCACGCTGGACCCCATGCTCTCCAGCATCTGGCATGACCCCAGTATCGAAAGCCACGGCAAAGGCCATGCTCCGGTCACCTTCTACGACAAGACAATAGGCCGCGTTACCGGCCTGTTTGACCGCGGCACCGAGGCGTTGGCTGAGGGCTACCAAAGCTTCCTGCGCTGGGCTTTGCTGCACAAGCTGGCCACAGTGTTGATCGCCGTCGGCATTTTTGTCGGCAGCATCTTGATGGTGCCGCTCCTGGGCACCGAGTTTGTTCCCAAATCAGACTTCTCAGAGACATCGCTCACCTTCAACACGCCGGTGGGTTCGTCTTTGGAAGTGACGGAGTCCCGGGCCCGTCAGGTCGAGGCCATCATCCGCGAATTCCCCGAGGTGCGTTACACGCTGACCACGATCAACACCGGCAATGCGCAGGGGAAGATTTACGCCAACATTTACATCCGCCTCGTGGACCGCAAAGACCGCAGCCTGAGCGTGGACCAGATGTCAGTGAAGCTGCGTCAGCGCCTGCGCAATGTGGCCGGCATCACGGTGACCCACGTGGGCTTGCTGGATTCAGTCGGTGGGCAGAAGCAGATATTGTTCTCCATTCAAGGCCCCGACACGCACGAACTCGAGCGACTCACCGTGGTGGCGCTGGACAAGGTGCGTGACGTCCCCGGTCTCGTGGACCTGGACTCCAGCATGAAACCCAACAAGCCCACGCTGGACGTGCGGGTGCGACGGGATGCAGCCTCCGACCTCGGCCTGAATGTGGCCCAGATCGGCAGCGCCCTGCGCACCCTGATCGCCGGAAAGACCGTGGGCAACTGGCGCGCGCCGGACGACCAAACCTATGACGTCAATGTGCGCCTGGCACCCGATGCGCGCAATGCTGCGTCGGACCTGCAGCGCCTGCCCTTCACCGTAGGCAGCAATGCCGATGGCAGCCCCCGCATCGTGCGCCTGAACCAGGTGGCCGACGTGCGTGAATCGACCGGCCCGAACCAGATCAACCGCCGCGACCTTACCCGCGAGGTGTCCATCAGCGGCAACGTGTCGGGCCGCTCGGCGGGCGAGGTGTCGGCCGACATCAAGACCGCGATGGACAGCATCAGCCTGCCGCCGGGCTACAGCTACAAATTCAGCGGTTCCACCAAAGACATGGCGGAAGCCTTCGGCTACGCCATTTCGGCGCTGGTACTGGCCATCGTGTTCATCTACATGATTCTGGCCAGCCAGTTCAAGAGCTTCCTGCAACCGTTGGCGCTGATGACCTCCCTGCCGCTCACGCTGATCGGCGTGGTGCTGGCACTGATGATGTTCAACTCCACGCTCTCCATGTTCTCCATCATCGGGGTGGTGATGCTGATGGGCCTGGTCACCAAGAATGCGATTCTGCTGGTGGACTTTGCCATCCGCGCCCGTGAAGGCGGCACGGACGAACAAGGCCATCCCGTTCCCGGCTTGCCCCGCTCGGAAGCCCTGTTGTTGGCCGCCAAAGTGCGCCTGCGCCCCATCCTGATGACCACGTTGGCCATGATCTTCGGCATGGTGCCGCTGGCCTTTGCCTTGAGCGAAGGCGCCGAAATGCGCGCTCCCATGGGACAGGCAGTGATCGGTGGCGTGATTACCTCTTCTTTGCTCACACTGGTAGTGGTTCCGGTGGTGTACTGCTACATGGATGATCTGGCGCAATGGGCCAAACGTTTGTGGTCCGGCGCACCCTCCACCGGCCGGTAAAATTTGTCACACCCGTTTAACGTGACCCAAGGAAACTTCGCCATGCATCCGAATCAAGCCCGTTTCAACATGATCGAGCAACAAATCCGCCCCTGGAATGTGCTCGACCTCCAGGTTCTGGAGCTGCTGGACAACGTGCACCGTGACGAATTTGTGCCCGCCGCCCACAAGAGCCTGGCCTTTGCCGACCTCGAAATCCCCCTGCCCGCCGGCCAGTGCATGCTCGCCCCCCGCCTCGAAGCCCGCCTTTTGCAGGACCTGGCCGTCCAGTCGCACGAATCCGTGCTCGAAATCGGTGCCGGCTCCGGCTTCATGGCCGCCCTGTTGGCCCACCGCGCCCGCCAGGTGCTGACTCTGGAAATCGTGCCCGAGCTCGCAGCGTTTGCCCGCAGCAACCTCGCACAAGCCGGTCTGAACAATGTGACTGTGCGTGAAGCTGATGGCTCCAAGCTCGGCGCCTCCGAGGGCAAATTTGACGTGATCCTGCTCAGCGGCTCGGTCGGTCAAATTCCCCAAGACCTGTTGAAACACCTCACGATCGGCGGACGCCTGGGCGCTATCGTTGGCGATGACCCGGTCATGAACTGCACCATCGTCACCCGCACCAGCGAAACCGACTTCCGCACCGTGGCCACTTGGGAAACCGTGGTCCAGCGCCTGCAAGGTTTTGCGGAACCCGAGCGCTTCCAGTTTTAAAACCCTCCCCGTGCAATTGGCATGATCAGTCAAATCCGTCCCACCGACCTTGAAGCCTGGTACGCCAGTGTGGAAGGCCTCGGCCAGCCCTTGGTGCTGGACGTACGCGAGCCCCACGAACT
Encoded here:
- a CDS encoding efflux RND transporter permease subunit; the encoded protein is MWFTRVSLQNPVFATMVMLALVVLGLFSLQRLQVDQFPNIDFPVVVVITDYPGASPEIVESEVSKKVEEGVNSIAGINALTSRNYEGQSVVVIEFGLHIDGRKAADDVREKVAAVKPLLRTEVKEPRVLRFDPSSRAVWSVAVLPDASQGGKALTAVELTNWAEQNFKKRLENVRGVGSVTLVGGTKREINLYLNPQALESFGITPDQVVTAVTNENQDLPLGTIHSNEQERVIQVQARMQRPEDFGSIIVARKNGTPVRLDQVARVADGAQEAETLALYNGQRTLLMNVQKSQDENTIVVVDGLVKALAEMQKQLPPGVRLEQITDGSRQIRVSVNNVRQTLIEGAVLTVLIVFLFLNSWRSTVITGLTLPIALIGTFLFMNAFGFTINMITLMALSLCVGLLIDDAIVVRENIVRHVQMGKNAYNASLDGTQEIGLAVLATTLSIVAVFLPIGFMGGIIGKFFHEFGITIVAAVLISMFVSFTLDPMLSSIWHDPSIESHGKGHAPVTFYDKTIGRVTGLFDRGTEALAEGYQSFLRWALLHKLATVLIAVGIFVGSILMVPLLGTEFVPKSDFSETSLTFNTPVGSSLEVTESRARQVEAIIREFPEVRYTLTTINTGNAQGKIYANIYIRLVDRKDRSLSVDQMSVKLRQRLRNVAGITVTHVGLLDSVGGQKQILFSIQGPDTHELERLTVVALDKVRDVPGLVDLDSSMKPNKPTLDVRVRRDAASDLGLNVAQIGSALRTLIAGKTVGNWRAPDDQTYDVNVRLAPDARNAASDLQRLPFTVGSNADGSPRIVRLNQVADVRESTGPNQINRRDLTREVSISGNVSGRSAGEVSADIKTAMDSISLPPGYSYKFSGSTKDMAEAFGYAISALVLAIVFIYMILASQFKSFLQPLALMTSLPLTLIGVVLALMMFNSTLSMFSIIGVVMLMGLVTKNAILLVDFAIRAREGGTDEQGHPVPGLPRSEALLLAAKVRLRPILMTTLAMIFGMVPLAFALSEGAEMRAPMGQAVIGGVITSSLLTLVVVPVVYCYMDDLAQWAKRLWSGAPSTGR
- a CDS encoding protein-L-isoaspartate O-methyltransferase family protein, translated to MHPNQARFNMIEQQIRPWNVLDLQVLELLDNVHRDEFVPAAHKSLAFADLEIPLPAGQCMLAPRLEARLLQDLAVQSHESVLEIGAGSGFMAALLAHRARQVLTLEIVPELAAFARSNLAQAGLNNVTVREADGSKLGASEGKFDVILLSGSVGQIPQDLLKHLTIGGRLGAIVGDDPVMNCTIVTRTSETDFRTVATWETVVQRLQGFAEPERFQF